The sequence GCGAGGCAGTTCTACTGGTGCGTCACGTTCATCAGAGACATAACCCACAATGTGTAATCCGGTCCAGGGGCGACGGCCAAATTCATCGGCCAAGCGGAGGGCAGTACTGACATCACCGACCACCAACGTGCGTCGGCCATTCCCTCGTTGCTGGCGCCAGCGCGTGATCGTGCGGAAACTGAGATGAATCACGCTCAGCGCTATTAAGTCGCAAAGTATGAATAGAATAAATGTTGATCTGTCGATAATAGCACCGTTCAACAAATATAACACACCAGCGAGTGATGTTGCCGACAGCAACACGGCAACGTGTAAACGGGTAAACGCTTCCAGCAGAGGATGGGTGAAGAGAATGCGTTGTGGAGCAAGCGTAATGAAGACAACCGTCCAAATCAAGGCTACACCTGCATAAAGTGGTGATCTGAGTAGAATGGTATTATCAATACCAACGATCAGTATCAGACAAATCAGGGTAGCGGTGATGTCCCACGCAAGCACACTCCCCATCAATCTCGTGTGAATGCGTTCGAGCATACTGGCTCCTTACACGAAGGTGAGACACGGCAACGTGGCCGCACCTTCGACTCATGGCAGCGAGGTAGTACGTACACCCGACGTGGGGTATGCCACGGGATAGTATAGCAGCATGAGAAACAACGTGCAATGCATGACTTAGGGGTTTTTAAAGTATTCAGTTTTTAGTCACGTTCACCAATGAACGTTATTCACACCGTCACGACAATCGCCAAATCAATGCCGCTTGCCTTAGTGCGTGGGGCGTTGGCCCGCATCCTACAGTGGCAGCGCTGGAACAGCGCATGTCGCAAAAGCAGGCCATGGAGGCGGGTTTGTAACCTGCCTTTCCTATGCGCTTACGGGAATTATTGGCGAGTGATCAGGGTCCTGACCCTAGACCACTGTCGGCGCGGAACGCAGCGTACCATTGCCCACGCTGTGGACATTCCCCCTACTCCTCGCGCTTCTCCCCCCGCTCCTCACGTCTGCTTAGGTGGGGTGAGAACGTTGAAAGGCCCTGCACATTGCTAACACTTTGCAGAGTTCTCAGTTGTAGGTCATCTTCGATGATCAAACGATGAACCACAGAGCGAAATCGATGAACCTCACCTATCTACTGCCGATGACTCCCGACTCGTACCGTCACCCGAGTGCACGGGCCTCCGGCCCGCGATGTGTGTGGGGGACACGAGAAGGTATTGGGGCGAGTGTGGTACCTGTCCCTCCCAAGGCGGAGACAGGCGTGATCGGCGTACCAACGAGGGCCTGGGCCGCCAATCATATCGGGATGCTGCACATATTCTTACTCCCTGCGAACGGCTTGAGCGTCACTCCATTCTCTCCTCTCTCACTCCTCTCCTCTAACTCCTCACGTAACTTCCGGGGAGATGAAAACTTTGAACAGCCCTACACATTGCTGAGTGATCGCAGAGAAGGGAGAATTTCCGAAGATTTATCAAACCAGGAATATTTAGAAGCTTTCTTTGCCAAAATAGCTATTAAAAACTATTACAATTCTATTAACATGTCTTTGTGAATTAGTGTTCTGCATGTACTGTCGAATTCAACAGCAATGCACGCTTTTCCCAACGCTGTGCCTCTTCAATCCGACCGAAGCGGATAGCTTCGTCACGTCGTGCCAACAATACATTCTGATTAAATCCGCCATCCAACCATGCAGCACGCATCCGAGCTAATGGCGCATAACTAGCGTAACGTGCTGCAGTAGGTGATGTAAGTATCACGTTTGCCCATCCAAACCAGTCAGCAGTGGTATCGCCCTTCGTACCGGGTAGTATCTCGAAGATAATTGCCACTTTCTGATCACTCCAGGGGGACAAATCAACCCATCCGGGAATCCACCCCGTTCCTGCCTGCTCAGGTGTTACTGATTGCTCAAAAACATATTGGAGCGTTCCAACCGTGGTCGTTACACCGATGCGGAAGACAGCGCCATCACTTCCCCATGCACGAGCCTGTGGATCAAATCCAAGGATAAACGACAAGCCTTCCTGACCTACAGGAACAGAGATATCGAAACGTGCCGTAGCCGGCGGATGTAAGAAGAAGAAATCATAAGTAAACGGCGATGGATCGCTTATTCCAGCGTATGGCATAGTCAGAGTTGTCATTCCAGCGTAACATGTCTGTGGGGCGCCTTGTTTGCAGAATGGAGTAGCAATCGAAACGTTCGGTGCTGATAGAATCGCTTGGGTCAACTGATGGGTCAGCGGGGTCGATGGTGCTTGTGAGATGGTCGCCAGCATCTGTTCGTAAACTAGACCGGTTTCCCAGTCAATCATCGGTTCTGCAGTATTTATTGCTCGTGCTCGCTCAAACGCAGCGACCGCTTGTTCTAAATCGCCGCGAGCTAGGTATATCCATCCGCTCATTCGGTAAGCGTGGGCGTGGTAGGGACGATAGGACTGAGCATTTCCAAGGTGGTCGAGTGCTTGACGAATAGTAGCGTCATCCACAACTGCTGGGATGCTGTCAACATAGCGTGGTTGTGGCCAGGTTAATCCTTCCTTCATCAAAGTTCCGGCTCGGTCAATATGATAGAGCCATAGGAGCCACGGAGCAGCAAGCCATAGTAATCCTATGACTCCTGGTATACTGATCCACCATAGCGATCGTACATTTGGTATACGTTTTACTGATTGCTGAGTAGCCAATTGGTGATGTTCCATAGCACGAATACGGCTTTCAAACACAAACTGTTTAGATATTTTCGACTACAGCACGATACACACTACCAGAAAGAAACTATCCGCCAGAGCGAAACACCGTTCAGAATGAACAGCCAGATGAACAGTGTAACAGTACTCCATCGCTTCACATTCTGCCACGGCCACGCTGTCCATCCTGCTACGAGAGCCAGTGCAGTTGGAATAATTACCGGATAGGCGTAACGCGCAACTGGAATAAACGTGCGATCCCAGGGATAGAGTGGTAGCGGCCTGAGAAGCGTTATGACCCATACAACTATCATTGCTATACCAAGAAATAGCAGTGCCCAACAAGTTGGAGGAGAAAGTGTTTTGCTCATAGAACGTATTATTTGTACTATCGCACCAATAAAACCAATTACCGTCAGCCAGATAGATATTTCATACCACAGATTATCTATCAACACGTGTCCCCATCCGAATACGGCCCAGAAGGAAGTAACTAATCTACGAATAGCGATTGGATATATGTAACTCGTTCGCTCCCAGTCAAGAATTGCTGCTATATTCTCTTCTGGACGAAATGTTACACGAGATACGAGCCGGTGAAGGAGTTGTGCTACCCATGGCCGAATCCCCGGACTGCTCTCTTCAAACGATGGATTGCGTACCAGATTTACAAACTGTCGTTTGCCCCAGGTTCCGGTGGTACCATTTGGATTGTCGAATTGCGGTGGCGAATCCAATGGTCGATTACCTTCAGCGAGAACTAGACCGTCGTAGAAGACGATAACTCTCTCTTGTTGATCGGTGTATGGCTCCAAGAAAATAAACACTTGATCCGAAGCTATTTGAAAACGAAAAGCGTGAAAAGAAGGTTCTATTCCTATATCAGTGTTAGTTCCTTCTTTGCTGATGGCTCCCGAAAGGATTGGTGGACGAATAGTTGTTGGTTTTGATGCCCACATCCAGACCCCTAAAGTTACCTCTTTTCCTTGAAGATGTTTAACCGTTTCAGGCAACAAAAAGTGAAAGGCTGCCCGTCGCGCATTTTCTGGATCAATCTCTACTGCCAAGGTGCCTTTCCCTACCGGTGCGTTCAACATCTGCTGACGCAAAGGTGTCAACTGATAGGGATAACAGTACCAATACCTTACTTCCCCTAGATCAAATATTGTAAGGAGTGCAACCGCGCATGTTCCCACGAAGATGAACAAAACGTTCCTATTCCACCATTGTCGCAGGAGTGTCATTAATGTTACCAGAGCAAGGAGTGGGAGAGCAACAAACACTGTATTCTTCGTCCACAAACATAGTCCAGTAGCCAGAACGACCCAGATCGCGTTTACAATAGATAAACCTTGTATCAACAAACGAGTACATCCCCATAAGAAGAATGAAAAGACAACAACTGCTCCGACATCATTATTCACGGATGTCATGAGATCAGTATAAGCCGGAAGTAACGCCATAAATCCGGCTACCATCAGACGCAGGAAGCGATTACGAGGTAGTAAATCGCTAACGAGACCATACGCCAACAAGATACTGATCAGGTACAGGAAACAAGACACCAGGCGTGCTGCATAGAGTTGAGTGATAATATCGGTATGGCGTAGCGGTATTAAAGCTATTGCTACCAGGAGATAATACAATGGTGGATCGTCAGTTTGTGGAAATGGCAACCAGAGTACTTCATCGTCAGTTAGCATATTCGGTGGTCCACCGATGTTCTCGTAAAAATTGTGGGCCACCATCGTACTGATGACTTCACGTCTCATGTGCTGCTCAAAGTCGCCAGGATCAGGAATCTGCCAGCGTTGCGCAATAAGCCACGCATACTCAAAGTGACCAGGTTCGTCGTAGTGTTGCCAGGGGGGAATGAGGAAGATATGAAGGAGACCGTGAACGACTGCAATTGATATTATGATGAAAAAAAGAATTCGACCTAATATGACGGAGTCATGTTTTCGTAGATCGTTTCTTGGCAACCCCTTTGTTTTTGAATTTCTAGTGTTCATCATAGTGTTCATAGTAATAGTATAGTCAAATATTCAAAGAGAATAAATATTATTTAACGTTGGATTACACAAAATTTAGCATTTCAAGTAATAGTGACCATGATCCTTTTAGGTAGTCATATAGATGTATATGTCAACTACTGCAGCCGACACATATGATCGGCGTATATGAAAGACTAAATCACCCCGAGATGATTCTCCTGGTTTTTGGAGAACTACGACGCCATCAGTACTAAACAACTACAGCGTTGCCACAACGTGGGATTGAAGCGCTCCATAAAACTGTTTTTCTGCCACTCTTGCCTATGGCGTTGTACTGCAGGAAGAACTGCCGAATATACCCGCTAGAAGTCACTATCGTAGACCGCACCCTTCCAATAGCCAACAGGAAGTGACCGCCATCAATCCTATGTACTAAAGTCATCTCGGTTACATCCCTAGCAGTCTACGATGCGGCCGACTGCTGTATCCGAGACTAGCCAAAGCCACTCTGTATTCGTTGTGCTCCCCACAAACAACCAAAGTTCATCACCTTGTATCGTTACACAGGGTTGTTTTCGTGGAGAAGTTTACCTGCTGTGATCGCGTTTGATATGTTCGGTTGACATTGCGTTGTAACCAGCGTAAGAAGACACCGGAGAATTGGACAATCTCAGTGATCAAGAAACGTTCCAAGGGCAATTGGTCACCTAGCACCCCTGAGCGGCCATAATGAGATGCTTGCAGAACTGCGAAACGAACTAGCAACACACACGGTTTACACGAATGTGGGTTTGCCAATGTGGATGCGGCTGTTCTTCATCACGTGTATGGATAAGCTCCGGCGCCATGTCGACATCAGATAGCCTGGTCGCGATGATTGTAGCTTCCGGAGTATACCACTACTTTGCACGATTACCTTTGAGTTGTTATTGTGACCTCCTAATGTCTACGAATGTAGCGAGCATGAGGAGATGTAAATCTTTGAGTTTCATTAATCCTATTGTGTACTTCATTTTGAAAATTACAAAGAGTTAGTTGTCAAACTTTTTCTACCATACCAAGGACTTAGCCGAAGATCTATTTGACACTCTTTCGGAATGCCAAATTTATGTCGAACTTTCTACTTCTTATATTTCTCTTAATATCTCTAGCCTTGGTCAACATGCTGCTGAGACTATCCCAGAGCGGTTTTTCTGATGGAAAACTATCATGAGGTCGCTCAGGACGGCTGATGTATTCTTCGAGTTGATTAGTTGACCAACCCATTTTTTTGAGAAAGTAATGCTTATCTTCTTCCAGATCTAGCTTGGAGGGATAAGGTGGGTCTTCTAATATTTCTAAAGCTTCGCCTCGACTCATCTGGTTTGAAATGATAAGTGTACTGAGATGTACCCGACGTTTGTCCACACCAAATTTCTCGGGCAGAATATATCCTTGGTAAAATCGTGTAAAAATGGACTCATAATGCTTATATGGATATGGTTTAAACCCGAAATCACGTTGAAGCATTTGTAAGGCATCGAACTTATTGTATTCAAAGTAGTCCAGAAAAGAAATCCATTTGATACGTTTCACAAACGTATACCAAATGAAATCTAGTGTACCTATGGCGGGAAATGTCTTGAATGAAACAATTCCTGCTCGGCGGGCTATTGCCATAATATTCCTTTTATCCCATTTAAACCAATTCCATGTTGGAGGAATACGCATGCCTTCTGTACTTTGATTTGTACCGGCGAGTATGTAACGTATACCATATTTAGCTGCTTGCTGATAGTTTACAGCTAACATTGCATTGTCATATAATAACTCAACATCGATCACATCTGCATCAAAGAAAGCTTGCATCAAAGCACGATACTCATCCCAATCAATCACATGAGTAACGAGATCTACTCCAAGAATTCGTACCAAATTGGCGATATTGTTCTGTGCCAATTCTGAGTCCCAGCCGTTATCCATATGAACAGCAAGTGGACGTAATCCAAGTCGAATGGCGTATACTAGTGCTGTAGAACTGTCTACACCTCCTGATAGACCTATAATACTATCATAGGGTTTGTTTTTTCCTTGCTCTTTAATCTCTCTTACTAATAATTCCAACTCCTGCTGCCTCTGGGATTGATCTTTAAACAGCGTCGCGGATGCTCTAGATAAAAACTCAGAGCAATAATTACAAATTCCATTCTCATCAAATGCAATATCGGGCGCACTGGTGTCCATAACACAACGAGTACACATTTGATAAGACCGGGTCTTTGTTACTGTTTCCATAAGTCTTCCAACTCCTGATAACGTGGATAAGAAATCAGAACAGCGCGATGCGGACCATGAAATACAAAAAACGCACCAGCAGCTACGGCGCTGGCACCAGCGTCGGTAGCTGCTTTGATATCTGCAAGACTACCTACTCCCCCGACCGCAACTAGAGGCACCGATAGATCAGTAGTTGCTCTGCGAATGAGGTCGAGATCCATGCCCGACATTGTACCGTCGCGATCAACTGAATTGAGTAACACTTCACCCGCACCGGCTGATACTGCACTATGCAGGTAATCCAACCAATGACGTCTTAGTGTCTTGCCGCTCGCTGATGCGTAGAGTTGAGGTAGACCTCGCCAGTTTCGCTTTATATCAATAGAAACAACAACAGCCTGACTTCCAAAGCGATCCGCAAGCTCGGTAATAATTGATATATCATACAATGCTGCCGTTTGCAGGCAAATTTTCTCTACTCCCAACGCAAACAATCGCCTTGCCTGTTCGACCGTTCGAACCCCCCCGCCGTAACAGAGCGGCATGAAGCATTCACTGGCAATTCTCTCGATCATTTCATAGTCCGGCTCGCACGGCACTTTGCTGGCCATGATGTCGAGAACCATAAGCTCATCGACTTCTTTTTCGTTAAAAATCCGAACGATGTTGATCGGATCTCCAACATACCTCGGATCCTTGAACCTCAATGTCTTGACTAAACCTCTATTCCGCAAGAGTAGACATGGTATAACTCGGTGTTTAAGCATCTATAGCCTCAGAAAGTTATTTATAAGCCGTATACCAAATTTATGACTTTTTTCCGGGTGGAATTGCACACCAAAGATGTTATCATGGTTGATAGCCGAAGCAAATTCGTAACCGTAATGTGCTGTAGCTAAGACATCGTTTGGATTGTTACAAACAACATGATAGGAATGAACAAAGTAAAAACGCTGTTCATCATCACCAGTCTCTAATAAAGGGTTAGACTTAACGATCTTGACAGTATTCCAACCCATATGTGGAAGTTTGAGATTGAGATCCGATGACCAGGAAAACCGCCTAACTTCAGCATCAATCCAACCAAGACCAGGCAAATGGCCTTCCTCACTAAATTTACACATCAGTTGCATTCCCAAGCAGATTCCAAGAATTGGGATTCGTCGTACAAGTACTGCATTTTCCAATTCCTCACGCCACATGCTATTAATACTCGTCATCCCGTAATCAAATGCACCAACGCCAGCCAATATAATCTTATCCGCTTTTCGAAGTGCGATTGGAGAGTCTATCAACTCAGCGTAACCGCCGCACTTATCGATAACCCTTAATATCGAAGCAAAATTACCAAGCGAAAGTGCGGGTATAACAATCATAGTATATCCCCTGGTTACTTACTTAGGAGTATGCAACCGTGATATTAGCCGTCTCTGCATGTACTTCCTAACATCCACTCGACTGCGGAAGTCCAATCACCGCTTGAATTGAATTGAAAAGGCTCGAGCCTCCGGTCAACCATTCGTAACCATTCCAGAATAGTCTGTGCATTTAGCGAACCAAGTGTAGCATAGCCTGATCCTAATAAATCCTGAAACATGCCATAGCAAGAACCACCAAATCTGAGGGTTGGGCATAGTAACAATGAAGGAACACCTTGAAATGCTGCGTCGTATGTTGTCATACTTGACATTGTGATGTGACCGTCTGCATAATTGAGGAGTAAGGGTAATGGCAGCGTTGAGGATTGCTGCCACTCACAGTTGCTGAGTTTTTCACAAAGATTGCGTAAAAATTTACGATGACGAACGTATCTGCGTTTTCTTATCTGAACGGGATGTAGTCTAATCAACCACATCACAGTCTCCTGAGTCGCTGAAATAGCACTTAGCACTTCATTATGTATGATACCATTTGG comes from Chloroflexus sp. Y-396-1 and encodes:
- a CDS encoding tetratricopeptide repeat protein encodes the protein MKEGLTWPQPRYVDSIPAVVDDATIRQALDHLGNAQSYRPYHAHAYRMSGWIYLARGDLEQAVAAFERARAINTAEPMIDWETGLVYEQMLATISQAPSTPLTHQLTQAILSAPNVSIATPFCKQGAPQTCYAGMTTLTMPYAGISDPSPFTYDFFFLHPPATARFDISVPVGQEGLSFILGFDPQARAWGSDGAVFRIGVTTTVGTLQYVFEQSVTPEQAGTGWIPGWVDLSPWSDQKVAIIFEILPGTKGDTTADWFGWANVILTSPTAARYASYAPLARMRAAWLDGGFNQNVLLARRDEAIRFGRIEEAQRWEKRALLLNSTVHAEH
- the hisH gene encoding imidazole glycerol phosphate synthase subunit HisH → MIVIPALSLGNFASILRVIDKCGGYAELIDSPIALRKADKIILAGVGAFDYGMTSINSMWREELENAVLVRRIPILGICLGMQLMCKFSEEGHLPGLGWIDAEVRRFSWSSDLNLKLPHMGWNTVKIVKSNPLLETGDDEQRFYFVHSYHVVCNNPNDVLATAHYGYEFASAINHDNIFGVQFHPEKSHKFGIRLINNFLRL
- a CDS encoding glycosyltransferase family 39 protein encodes the protein MRREVISTMVAHNFYENIGGPPNMLTDDEVLWLPFPQTDDPPLYYLLVAIALIPLRHTDIITQLYAARLVSCFLYLISILLAYGLVSDLLPRNRFLRLMVAGFMALLPAYTDLMTSVNNDVGAVVVFSFFLWGCTRLLIQGLSIVNAIWVVLATGLCLWTKNTVFVALPLLALVTLMTLLRQWWNRNVLFIFVGTCAVALLTIFDLGEVRYWYCYPYQLTPLRQQMLNAPVGKGTLAVEIDPENARRAAFHFLLPETVKHLQGKEVTLGVWMWASKPTTIRPPILSGAISKEGTNTDIGIEPSFHAFRFQIASDQVFIFLEPYTDQQERVIVFYDGLVLAEGNRPLDSPPQFDNPNGTTGTWGKRQFVNLVRNPSFEESSPGIRPWVAQLLHRLVSRVTFRPEENIAAILDWERTSYIYPIAIRRLVTSFWAVFGWGHVLIDNLWYEISIWLTVIGFIGAIVQIIRSMSKTLSPPTCWALLFLGIAMIVVWVITLLRPLPLYPWDRTFIPVARYAYPVIIPTALALVAGWTAWPWQNVKRWSTVTLFIWLFILNGVSLWRIVSFW
- a CDS encoding N-acetyl sugar amidotransferase; the encoded protein is METVTKTRSYQMCTRCVMDTSAPDIAFDENGICNYCSEFLSRASATLFKDQSQRQQELELLVREIKEQGKNKPYDSIIGLSGGVDSSTALVYAIRLGLRPLAVHMDNGWDSELAQNNIANLVRILGVDLVTHVIDWDEYRALMQAFFDADVIDVELLYDNAMLAVNYQQAAKYGIRYILAGTNQSTEGMRIPPTWNWFKWDKRNIMAIARRAGIVSFKTFPAIGTLDFIWYTFVKRIKWISFLDYFEYNKFDALQMLQRDFGFKPYPYKHYESIFTRFYQGYILPEKFGVDKRRVHLSTLIISNQMSRGEALEILEDPPYPSKLDLEEDKHYFLKKMGWSTNQLEEYISRPERPHDSFPSEKPLWDSLSSMLTKARDIKRNIRSRKFDINLAFRKSVK
- a CDS encoding AglZ/HisF2 family acetamidino modification protein, which encodes MLKHRVIPCLLLRNRGLVKTLRFKDPRYVGDPINIVRIFNEKEVDELMVLDIMASKVPCEPDYEMIERIASECFMPLCYGGGVRTVEQARRLFALGVEKICLQTAALYDISIITELADRFGSQAVVVSIDIKRNWRGLPQLYASASGKTLRRHWLDYLHSAVSAGAGEVLLNSVDRDGTMSGMDLDLIRRATTDLSVPLVAVGGVGSLADIKAATDAGASAVAAGAFFVFHGPHRAVLISYPRYQELEDLWKQ